One genomic window of Phycisphaerales bacterium includes the following:
- a CDS encoding M20/M25/M40 family metallo-hydrolase, giving the protein MKDDLNIDLLKRLCETPGIPGREERVRALIEDEVKDLFDEMRVDAMGSLICTRHPRPKGGSKKKSGKKTSKKSTAGGDDATRVMILSHMDEIGFYVSHIDDKGFIRLNAAGGFDTRNLFSRRVLVCTSGGDLKAVMNPGGRPVHISGPEERNKVPEVKEFFVDTGMPADEVKEKVRIGDYVVMDEPLIEIGTKVVSKALDNRFACWLGIESVRKLHKSGNGHSCEVVVAFTTQEEVGLRGAKTASYAVKPDIGLGIDVSLACDTPGVPEPEAVNHHGKGFGLHIQDASFIANYELVDQIESIAKKKRIAYQRTILARGGQDGAAAQQAAAGAKAVGIVCGTRYIHTVTEMIDRRDLAAARDVVAAALSTF; this is encoded by the coding sequence GTGAAAGACGACCTGAACATCGACCTGCTCAAGCGACTGTGCGAGACCCCCGGCATCCCGGGCCGCGAGGAGCGTGTTCGTGCGCTCATCGAGGACGAGGTCAAGGACCTCTTCGACGAGATGCGCGTCGACGCCATGGGCTCGCTCATCTGCACGCGGCACCCGCGGCCCAAGGGCGGCTCGAAGAAGAAGAGCGGCAAGAAGACATCGAAGAAGTCGACCGCCGGCGGCGACGACGCGACGCGCGTGATGATCCTCAGCCACATGGACGAGATCGGCTTCTACGTCAGCCACATCGACGACAAGGGCTTCATCCGGCTTAACGCCGCCGGCGGCTTCGACACGCGCAACCTCTTCAGCCGCCGCGTGCTCGTGTGCACCAGCGGCGGCGACCTCAAGGCCGTCATGAATCCCGGCGGCCGGCCCGTGCACATCTCCGGACCCGAAGAGCGCAACAAGGTGCCCGAGGTCAAGGAGTTCTTCGTCGACACGGGCATGCCCGCCGACGAGGTGAAGGAAAAGGTCCGCATCGGTGACTACGTCGTCATGGACGAGCCGCTGATCGAGATCGGCACCAAGGTCGTCAGCAAGGCGCTCGATAACCGCTTTGCCTGCTGGCTGGGCATCGAGAGCGTCCGCAAGCTGCACAAGAGCGGCAACGGCCACTCGTGCGAGGTCGTCGTCGCCTTCACAACGCAGGAAGAGGTCGGCCTGCGCGGCGCCAAGACCGCCAGCTACGCCGTCAAGCCCGACATCGGCCTTGGCATCGACGTCTCGCTGGCCTGCGATACTCCCGGCGTACCCGAGCCCGAGGCGGTCAACCACCACGGCAAGGGATTCGGCCTGCACATCCAGGACGCCAGCTTCATCGCCAACTACGAACTGGTCGACCAGATCGAGTCGATCGCCAAGAAGAAGCGCATCGCCTACCAGCGCACCATCCTGGCACGCGGCGGGCAGGATGGCGCTGCCGCCCAGCAGGCCGCCGCCGGGGCCAAGGCCGTCGGCATCGTCTGCGGTACGCGCTACATCCACACGGTCACCGAGATGATCGATCGGCGTGACCTCGCAGCAGCTCGCGACGTGGTCGCCGCAGCGCTCAGCACGTTCTGA
- a CDS encoding glycine cleavage T C-terminal barrel domain-containing protein, which yields MATRSPMTETYAEREAALHPYGDPQRGLLVPMAFEHVELEYAAIRKAAALVDLPQSGTIEATGADRVSFLNNLVTQELKGLEPMRSVRSFWLNRKGRIDADLRLIEDGERLLMATDALVAGTTAEALAEYVFAEDVQLRDATESLHRLALHGPRAAQALMAVAETDEHVALEPGRAMTVMVAGTSVLVEREDSAGELGLVLTMPTEHARAVFDALEQAEGVRPCGWLAYNIARIEAGWPLFQIDFAGESLPAETGVLHDRVSFTKGCYLGQEVVARMHALGKPKQLLVALRLAEGAEPRLPGEKAKIFANAESDKPIGTVTSSTIAPMLSASPVALAQVRTAHADPGTTLFLEAEGERVPFVVQPTLASWPPVEASPSASDSTPDRQ from the coding sequence ATGGCGACCCGCAGCCCGATGACCGAGACCTACGCAGAGCGCGAGGCCGCGCTGCATCCCTACGGCGACCCGCAGCGCGGTCTGCTCGTGCCCATGGCCTTCGAGCACGTCGAGCTCGAGTACGCCGCTATCCGCAAGGCCGCGGCGCTCGTCGATCTTCCGCAGTCGGGCACCATCGAGGCGACCGGCGCCGACCGCGTGAGCTTCCTCAACAACCTCGTCACGCAAGAACTCAAGGGCCTCGAGCCCATGCGGAGCGTCCGCAGCTTCTGGCTCAACCGCAAGGGCCGCATCGACGCCGACCTGCGCCTCATCGAGGACGGCGAGCGCTTGCTGATGGCCACCGACGCCCTCGTCGCCGGAACCACGGCCGAGGCGCTCGCCGAATACGTCTTCGCCGAGGACGTGCAGCTCCGCGATGCGACCGAGTCACTGCACCGCCTGGCGCTCCATGGCCCGCGCGCGGCGCAGGCGCTGATGGCCGTCGCCGAAACCGACGAGCACGTCGCGCTCGAGCCCGGCCGCGCCATGACGGTGATGGTCGCGGGCACGTCGGTCCTGGTCGAGCGCGAGGACAGCGCGGGCGAGCTCGGCCTCGTGCTCACGATGCCGACCGAGCACGCTCGCGCCGTGTTCGACGCACTAGAACAAGCCGAGGGCGTGCGCCCCTGCGGCTGGCTGGCGTACAACATCGCGCGGATCGAGGCGGGCTGGCCGCTGTTCCAGATCGACTTCGCGGGAGAGAGCCTGCCGGCCGAGACCGGCGTGCTGCACGACCGCGTCTCGTTCACCAAGGGCTGCTACCTGGGCCAGGAGGTCGTCGCCCGCATGCACGCGCTGGGCAAGCCCAAGCAGCTCCTGGTCGCACTGCGGCTCGCCGAGGGCGCCGAGCCGAGGCTGCCCGGCGAGAAGGCCAAGATCTTTGCCAACGCCGAGAGCGACAAGCCCATCGGCACGGTCACGAGCTCGACCATCGCGCCGATGCTCAGCGCCTCGCCCGTCGCGCTCGCTCAGGTGCGTACGGCCCACGCCGACCCGGGAACGACGCTCTTCCTCGAGGCCGAGGGCGAGCGCGTCCCGTTCGTCGTTCAGCCGACGCTGGCGTCGTGGCCGCCCGTCGAGGCGTCGCCGTCGGCCTCAGACTCGACGCCCGATCGGCAATAG
- the ribD gene encoding bifunctional diaminohydroxyphosphoribosylaminopyrimidine deaminase/5-amino-6-(5-phosphoribosylamino)uracil reductase RibD, producing the protein MTDRATPAQQEDAHDAARAARDARFLDAAARLALLGLGRVGDGALVGCVIARGDEVLGMGAHRRFGGRHAETRALASAAANGHDVRGATAYVTLEPCAHTGKQPPCTTALINAGIGEVVYAASDPNEVARGGADVLEQAGVRVRASDASALATAVSTPFRQRVIEGRPWVVAKWAQTLDGRIATRVGESQWISGTASRRRVHALRGRVDAILTGMGTVVADDPSLTVRHGKPRTTPMRIVLDPDLEIPLDRTLVRTARDVPTVVCCEEKLAASGISEMKRAELAKAGVRILPCPAGHGSKGGLDLRETMKKLYSTFGVTTILVEGGAGLLGALFEASVVDTAIAYVAPMLLADEEAKPVAVGRVSPALSSGVRLRLGRVRRVGEDVELTYCRSGVESEADGDASTGGHDASVG; encoded by the coding sequence GTGACCGATCGTGCCACGCCAGCGCAGCAGGAGGATGCTCACGACGCGGCCCGAGCGGCCCGCGACGCACGCTTCCTCGACGCTGCCGCGCGGCTCGCCCTGCTCGGGCTGGGCCGCGTGGGCGATGGGGCGCTCGTCGGCTGCGTGATCGCGCGCGGCGACGAGGTTCTCGGCATGGGCGCCCATCGGCGCTTCGGCGGGCGGCACGCCGAGACGCGGGCGCTCGCGAGCGCGGCAGCGAACGGGCATGACGTGCGCGGTGCGACGGCCTACGTCACGCTCGAGCCCTGCGCCCACACGGGCAAGCAGCCGCCCTGCACGACGGCGTTGATCAACGCCGGCATCGGCGAGGTCGTCTATGCGGCGAGCGACCCCAACGAGGTTGCGCGTGGCGGGGCCGACGTTCTCGAGCAGGCGGGCGTGCGGGTCCGCGCCAGCGACGCGAGCGCGCTGGCCACCGCCGTGAGCACGCCGTTCCGCCAGCGCGTGATCGAGGGGCGGCCGTGGGTCGTCGCCAAGTGGGCGCAAACGCTCGACGGGCGCATCGCGACGCGCGTCGGCGAGAGCCAGTGGATCTCGGGCACGGCCTCGCGTCGCCGCGTGCATGCGCTCCGCGGCCGGGTCGATGCAATCCTGACTGGCATGGGCACGGTGGTGGCCGACGATCCGTCGCTGACCGTGCGGCACGGCAAGCCGCGGACCACGCCGATGCGCATCGTGCTCGACCCGGACCTGGAGATCCCCCTCGACCGCACGCTCGTGCGTACGGCCAGGGACGTGCCGACGGTCGTGTGCTGCGAAGAGAAGCTGGCGGCGAGCGGCATCAGCGAGATGAAGCGGGCCGAGCTGGCCAAGGCCGGCGTGCGCATCCTGCCGTGTCCTGCCGGGCACGGATCCAAGGGCGGCCTGGACCTGCGCGAGACGATGAAGAAGCTGTACTCGACCTTCGGCGTGACCACGATCCTGGTCGAGGGCGGGGCGGGCCTGCTGGGGGCGCTCTTCGAGGCGAGCGTCGTCGACACCGCGATCGCTTACGTCGCGCCCATGCTGCTGGCCGACGAAGAAGCCAAGCCCGTCGCCGTCGGACGCGTCTCGCCCGCGCTGTCGTCGGGCGTGCGCCTGCGGCTGGGCCGCGTGCGCCGCGTGGGCGAAGACGTCGAATTGACCTATTGCCGATCGGGCGTCGAGTCTGAGGCCGACGGCGACGCCTCGACGGGCGGCCACGACGCCAGCGTCGGCTGA
- a CDS encoding ferritin-like domain-containing protein — protein sequence MSVSNLKDLYVHEIKDLYSANTQSLEMHQTLAEACTSEEACAKMDRVLDGIRDGIKAVETICDRHGVEPTGERCKGMAGLVTEAKAHATEADIEDAIVRDASIISQSNRMEHYALSGYKSCLAYARALDLEDDAKTLQDCVTGTQSSGDALREVVVESSRRAHA from the coding sequence ATGTCCGTCAGCAACCTCAAGGACCTCTACGTGCACGAGATCAAGGACCTCTACAGCGCCAACACGCAGTCGCTGGAGATGCACCAGACGCTGGCCGAGGCGTGCACCAGCGAAGAGGCGTGCGCCAAGATGGACCGCGTGCTCGATGGCATCCGCGACGGCATCAAGGCCGTCGAGACCATCTGCGACCGCCACGGCGTCGAGCCGACCGGCGAGCGCTGCAAGGGCATGGCCGGCCTGGTGACCGAGGCCAAGGCCCACGCCACCGAGGCCGACATCGAGGACGCCATCGTCCGCGACGCGTCGATCATCTCGCAGAGCAACCGCATGGAGCACTACGCGCTCTCGGGGTACAAGTCGTGCCTGGCCTACGCCCGGGCGCTCGACCTGGAGGACGACGCCAAGACGCTGCAGGACTGCGTCACCGGCACCCAGTCGAGCGGCGACGCCCTGCGTGAGGTCGTCGTCGAGTCGAGCCGACGCGCGCACGCCTGA